The following coding sequences lie in one Dehalococcoidia bacterium genomic window:
- a CDS encoding DUF4342 domain-containing protein, with the protein MTLRRETFRARGDELVERVRRLIHEGNVRRIILKHDGHILMEVPVTIGVAAIIVAPVLAAIGAIAVAAGEVTVEVERSDDGASSPPP; encoded by the coding sequence ATGACATTGCGCAGAGAGACCTTTCGCGCCAGGGGCGACGAGCTGGTCGAACGGGTGCGGCGCCTGATTCACGAGGGCAATGTGCGCCGCATCATCCTCAAGCACGACGGGCACATCCTGATGGAAGTGCCGGTCACCATCGGCGTCGCGGCCATCATCGTCGCGCCGGTGCTGGCCGCCATCGGGGCGATCGCCGTCGCCGCGGGCGAGGTGACCGTGGAGGTCGAGCGCAGCGACGACGGCGCAAGCTCACCGCCGCCGTAG
- a CDS encoding Gfo/Idh/MocA family oxidoreductase: MGGTDEIGCAVIGLGRIGRVHAANLARAVHGARLLTVCDVDAAACERVAAELRVAACTAPEAVFARDDVEVVVIATTTASHPELIAAAARAGKAVFAEKPVALTQAASDGALREVVEAGVAFQIGFQRRWDAAYLLARQQIEAGAIGRPRLFRAIGRDPAPAPIAYHDPASGGGIFLDAAIHDFDAARFLLGGAAGNEAVRVLAHGANLAYPELAAIDDLDTCVTLLDFADGALGVCEWNRFAGYGEDVFAEVQGTEGTLRLGGTRRQPLLTLSGGRAGRELVSGFGMRFAEAFRDELQAFVDALRSGRAPRPGVEDARRALQIALCARRSFVEQRRIEFDPLPPLTAAG; this comes from the coding sequence ATGGGCGGGACGGATGAGATCGGCTGCGCGGTGATCGGCCTCGGCCGCATCGGCCGGGTGCACGCGGCGAACCTGGCGCGGGCGGTGCACGGGGCGCGGCTGCTGACCGTCTGCGATGTGGATGCCGCGGCTTGCGAGCGGGTCGCCGCAGAGCTGCGCGTCGCGGCCTGCACGGCGCCCGAAGCTGTGTTCGCCCGCGACGATGTCGAGGTCGTGGTCATCGCGACCACCACCGCCTCGCATCCGGAGCTGATCGCCGCTGCGGCGCGAGCCGGGAAGGCGGTCTTCGCCGAAAAGCCCGTGGCGCTGACGCAGGCGGCGAGCGATGGGGCGCTGCGGGAGGTCGTAGAGGCTGGCGTTGCCTTCCAGATCGGCTTCCAGCGGCGCTGGGACGCGGCGTATCTGCTGGCGCGGCAGCAGATCGAGGCGGGGGCGATCGGCAGGCCGCGTCTTTTCCGCGCGATCGGCCGTGATCCGGCGCCGGCGCCGATCGCCTATCATGACCCGGCCAGCGGCGGCGGCATCTTCCTCGACGCCGCGATCCACGATTTTGACGCCGCGCGCTTCCTGCTCGGCGGCGCCGCGGGCAACGAAGCGGTGCGGGTGCTGGCGCACGGCGCCAACCTGGCCTACCCGGAACTGGCGGCGATCGACGACCTCGACACCTGCGTCACGTTGCTCGACTTTGCGGACGGCGCGTTGGGCGTGTGCGAGTGGAATCGCTTTGCGGGCTACGGCGAGGATGTCTTTGCCGAGGTGCAGGGAACCGAAGGCACGCTGCGCCTCGGCGGCACGCGGCGGCAGCCGTTGCTCACCCTGTCGGGCGGCCGTGCCGGCCGAGAGTTAGTAAGCGGTTTCGGAATGCGCTTTGCGGAGGCCTTCCGCGATGAGCTGCAGGCGTTCGTCGATGCGCTGCGATCGGGACGGGCGCCGCGGCCCGGCGTGGAAGACGCGCGTCGGGCGCTGCAAATTGCGCTGTGCGCGCGCCGGTCATTCGTGGAGCAGCGCCGGATCGAGTTCGACCCGCTGCCCCCGCTGACGGCCGCCGGGTAG
- a CDS encoding PaaI family thioesterase: protein MRDSMDAPPDGTAGPEAVWAGGKPVSAEWLARWRAEPLHKFLDLALEAQRDGYCRIVLRMGPQTRGGVGGSVHGGIIATLVDIVTIGAVASAIEPHDVMNGTAELNISYLRPALGAQVVAEGRVLKKGRSLAVVDAECSDGAGRLFAKGRAQYALRQREPPPPGSSGGPR, encoded by the coding sequence ATGCGCGATTCCATGGATGCGCCGCCCGATGGGACGGCCGGCCCGGAGGCGGTCTGGGCCGGCGGCAAGCCCGTTTCGGCGGAGTGGCTGGCGCGCTGGCGGGCCGAGCCGCTGCACAAGTTCCTCGACCTCGCGCTGGAAGCGCAGCGCGACGGCTACTGCCGCATCGTGCTGCGCATGGGTCCACAGACGCGCGGCGGCGTGGGCGGCTCGGTGCACGGCGGCATCATCGCCACGCTGGTCGACATCGTCACGATCGGCGCCGTCGCTTCGGCGATCGAGCCGCACGACGTGATGAACGGCACGGCTGAGCTGAACATCAGCTATCTGCGCCCGGCGTTGGGGGCGCAGGTGGTGGCCGAAGGCCGTGTGCTCAAGAAAGGGCGCAGCCTCGCGGTGGTGGACGCCGAGTGCTCGGACGGCGCCGGCCGGCTGTTCGCCAAGGGCCGCGCCCAGTACGCGCTCCGTCAGCGCGAGCCCCCACCCCCCGGTTCATCCGGTGGCCCCCGATAA
- a CDS encoding 3'-5' exonuclease, whose amino-acid sequence MSARLSEMHGTIASTPATQRDGDALNYVVFDLETTGLRPATDHVIEIGWCVVRDGTPGPLRSLLAQIPVPLPGAVQALTGISDELLAREALALAVVLGQFFADCGDLPLVGHNVVRFDAFFLESACRRAGLVAPSRGRYRDTAALYKAQRLALKPRPGQDHWTFACETLDRPAPGLRYALDRCCMALGISLDNVTRHRAAGDVQITLQLYQRLCAAG is encoded by the coding sequence ATGTCAGCCAGGCTCAGCGAGATGCACGGGACGATCGCGTCCACGCCCGCCACTCAGCGGGACGGCGACGCGCTCAACTACGTGGTGTTCGACCTCGAGACCACGGGCCTGCGCCCCGCAACCGATCACGTGATCGAGATCGGCTGGTGCGTGGTGCGCGACGGCACGCCCGGGCCGCTGCGCTCCCTGCTCGCACAGATTCCGGTGCCGCTGCCGGGCGCGGTGCAGGCGCTCACGGGCATCTCGGATGAGCTGTTGGCACGGGAGGCGCTCGCCCTGGCTGTGGTGCTCGGCCAGTTCTTCGCCGACTGCGGCGACTTGCCGCTGGTCGGGCACAATGTCGTGCGCTTCGACGCCTTCTTTCTGGAGTCGGCCTGCCGCCGCGCCGGTCTCGTGGCGCCGTCGCGCGGCCGCTACCGCGACACGGCGGCGTTGTACAAGGCGCAGAGGCTCGCCCTGAAGCCGCGCCCCGGCCAGGACCATTGGACCTTCGCCTGCGAAACGCTGGACCGGCCGGCTCCCGGACTGCGCTATGCCCTCGACCGCTGCTGCATGGCCCTCGGCATCTCCCTGGACAACGTTACGCGGCACCGCGCCGCCGGGGACGTACAGATCACGCTGCAGCTCTACCAGCGCCTCTGCGCGGCGGGCTGA
- a CDS encoding CoA transferase translates to MPESEGALRELRIVEWGEGFAAPLCARLLGDLGADVVKLEPPAGDWLRGDPLFPALNFNKRSVVADATTVAGRAQIERLIAGADALIENHPPGFLDVAGFGVERLQRLRPGLIVVSLSPFGQSGPRRLWKGEDLIGIHAGGLAAIVPDWVDDPAKPPLRPAPRQAEVLAALHAAVALVAALFGRERGEPSMQAGAAIDVSTQECVASILHSSLPEVVITGKVRDRFSPTIVFAGFTPAADGLARLMAVTEQHWQKLGELIGAEALVMVPDRRARLASREEIEARAAAWAAGHSKQEVYHAGQRLRLPFAPVNRPSQAQSQPQFVARQAFVAVPWPDGGSRLLPGAPFRSGETAWRLTRPAPRLGRHTAEVLAERGNSEAQPAASAESGTPPTPYALKPAPLTGIRVADFSWAWAGPHCALQLADLGAEVIKIETRERIDSARGVGPFPRGAPIDPDKSLRFAAFNRGKAGITLNLRSAEGLALARELVSVSDVVVENYAPGVMERLGLGYETLRALRPELVMISLSGFGQTGPERDYVAYGYTMEAFSGLAELTGYAAGPPEALGLPYADPIGGLLGAVAVLAALRHRGLSGRGQHIDLSEAEGLLFALTEGYALLAEHGVDPPRLGNADRRWAPHNVFPCREGRWLAVAVTSDTEWQALAQEMDAPEWSQAAMLASVAGRLDRREAIDLRIAAWTADQDAAELAARLQAAGVPAMRSQHAGDLLEDEHLRARRFFHPVEHPGWATLPVYSAPYRFGPDPLPVRRPAPRLGEDNAAVFGGLLGIPSETLERLSAGGALH, encoded by the coding sequence ATGCCTGAATCGGAGGGCGCCCTGCGCGAGCTGCGCATCGTCGAGTGGGGCGAAGGCTTCGCCGCGCCGCTCTGCGCCCGGCTGCTCGGAGACCTCGGCGCCGACGTGGTGAAGCTGGAACCTCCTGCCGGCGACTGGCTGCGCGGCGATCCGCTCTTTCCCGCGCTCAACTTCAACAAGCGCAGCGTGGTCGCCGATGCGACGACGGTGGCGGGCCGCGCACAGATCGAGCGGCTTATCGCCGGGGCCGACGCACTGATCGAGAACCACCCTCCCGGCTTTCTCGACGTAGCCGGGTTCGGCGTCGAGCGGCTGCAGCGCCTGCGGCCAGGCCTGATCGTGGTCTCGCTTTCGCCCTTCGGCCAAAGCGGGCCGCGGCGGCTGTGGAAAGGCGAAGACCTGATCGGCATCCACGCCGGCGGGCTGGCCGCGATCGTGCCGGACTGGGTGGACGACCCGGCGAAGCCGCCGCTGCGTCCCGCTCCGCGCCAGGCCGAAGTGCTGGCGGCGCTGCACGCGGCGGTCGCACTGGTCGCGGCGCTGTTCGGCCGCGAGCGAGGTGAGCCGTCCATGCAGGCCGGCGCCGCGATCGACGTTTCGACGCAGGAGTGCGTGGCCTCGATCCTGCACTCCAGCCTGCCGGAAGTCGTGATCACCGGCAAAGTGCGCGATCGCTTCTCGCCGACAATCGTCTTCGCCGGCTTCACCCCAGCCGCGGACGGCCTGGCGCGGCTGATGGCCGTGACCGAGCAGCATTGGCAGAAGCTGGGCGAGCTGATCGGGGCCGAGGCGCTGGTGATGGTTCCGGATCGCCGGGCACGGCTGGCGAGCCGCGAGGAGATCGAGGCTCGCGCGGCAGCGTGGGCGGCTGGCCACTCCAAACAGGAGGTCTATCATGCCGGCCAGCGCCTGCGCCTGCCCTTCGCCCCGGTCAACCGCCCCTCGCAAGCGCAGAGCCAGCCGCAATTTGTCGCGCGCCAGGCGTTCGTCGCCGTGCCCTGGCCGGACGGCGGCTCGCGCCTGCTGCCCGGCGCCCCTTTCCGAAGCGGCGAGACGGCCTGGCGGCTGACACGGCCGGCGCCGCGCCTCGGCCGGCACACGGCCGAAGTCCTCGCCGAGAGGGGTAACAGCGAGGCACAGCCCGCGGCCTCGGCTGAATCCGGCACGCCTCCTACGCCCTACGCCCTAAAACCTGCGCCCTTGACAGGCATTCGCGTCGCCGATTTCTCCTGGGCATGGGCGGGGCCGCACTGCGCCCTGCAGCTTGCCGACCTCGGCGCCGAGGTGATCAAGATTGAGACGCGCGAGCGGATCGACTCTGCTCGCGGCGTGGGGCCGTTCCCGCGCGGCGCGCCGATCGACCCCGACAAGAGCCTGCGCTTCGCCGCCTTCAACCGCGGCAAGGCCGGCATCACGCTCAACCTGCGCAGCGCCGAGGGACTGGCGCTGGCGCGCGAGCTGGTGAGCGTCAGCGATGTCGTCGTGGAAAACTACGCGCCGGGCGTGATGGAGCGGCTGGGTCTCGGCTACGAGACGTTACGCGCCCTGCGACCCGAGCTGGTCATGATCAGCCTCTCCGGCTTCGGCCAGACCGGCCCGGAGCGGGATTATGTCGCGTACGGCTACACGATGGAAGCCTTCTCCGGCCTGGCCGAGTTGACCGGGTACGCCGCCGGGCCGCCGGAAGCGCTCGGCCTGCCCTACGCGGACCCGATCGGCGGCCTGCTCGGCGCCGTGGCCGTGCTGGCGGCGCTGCGCCATCGCGGCCTCAGCGGCCGCGGCCAGCACATCGACCTCTCGGAGGCCGAGGGACTGCTGTTCGCGCTGACCGAGGGATACGCTCTGCTGGCGGAACACGGCGTGGACCCGCCTCGCCTCGGCAACGCCGACCGCCGCTGGGCGCCCCACAACGTCTTCCCATGTCGCGAAGGCCGCTGGCTCGCCGTCGCTGTCACATCCGACACAGAGTGGCAGGCATTGGCGCAGGAGATGGACGCGCCGGAGTGGTCGCAAGCTGCGATGCTCGCCAGCGTCGCGGGCAGACTGGACCGCCGTGAAGCGATCGACCTGCGGATCGCAGCATGGACGGCGGACCAGGACGCGGCGGAACTCGCGGCGCGGCTGCAGGCGGCGGGCGTGCCGGCAATGCGCTCTCAGCACGCCGGCGATCTCCTCGAAGATGAACACCTGCGGGCCCGCCGCTTCTTCCATCCGGTCGAGCATCCCGGCTGGGCAACGCTGCCTGTGTACAGCGCGCCCTACCGCTTTGGCCCGGACCCGCTGCCCGTGCGCCGTCCGGCGCCACGCCTCGGCGAGGACAACGCGGCCGTGTTCGGCGGGCTGCTTGGCATTCCGTCGGAGACGCTGGAGCGGCTGTCGGCCGGTGGAGCGCTGCATTAG
- the pdxA gene encoding 4-hydroxythreonine-4-phosphate dehydrogenase PdxA, translating into MASQGKRPIIAITIGDPAGIGPEVTAGALAHGRLDEVCRPLLLGDAGVLRQAARCMGVELKLVPVASPADATFAPDEVSMLDLANVDLGVLRMGEIQGACGQAAYGYIRKSIELALAGEVDAVATAPINKEALRAGGVPYLDHTAMYADLTHSLNPMTMFTVGTLRIFFATRHVSLRTAVDQIAQDLVLENLVNADEALKSYGLTAPRIALAALNPHNGEGGLFGDTESRELRPAVEAARARGINASGPYPADSVFHMAMQGGADAVLSLFHDQGHIAAKSIDFEKTIAITTGLPFVRASVDHGTAFDIAGTGKASWVSMAEAVRVGAEYARLFRETREGQAAQT; encoded by the coding sequence ATGGCGAGTCAAGGCAAGCGGCCGATCATTGCGATCACGATCGGCGATCCGGCCGGCATCGGCCCCGAGGTCACGGCGGGCGCCCTGGCGCACGGCCGGCTCGACGAGGTCTGCCGGCCGCTGCTGCTGGGCGACGCCGGCGTGCTGCGGCAAGCGGCGCGCTGCATGGGTGTCGAGCTCAAGCTGGTGCCCGTCGCCTCGCCTGCCGACGCAACGTTCGCGCCGGACGAGGTTTCCATGCTCGACCTGGCGAACGTCGATCTTGGCGTCCTGCGCATGGGCGAGATCCAGGGCGCCTGCGGGCAGGCTGCCTACGGCTATATTCGCAAGAGCATCGAGCTGGCGCTGGCGGGCGAAGTCGACGCCGTTGCCACCGCGCCGATCAACAAGGAGGCGCTGCGCGCCGGCGGCGTGCCCTACCTCGACCATACCGCGATGTACGCCGACCTCACGCACAGCCTCAACCCGATGACGATGTTCACCGTGGGAACGCTGCGCATCTTTTTCGCCACGCGCCATGTCTCGCTGCGCACCGCAGTGGATCAGATCGCCCAAGACCTCGTGCTCGAGAACCTGGTCAACGCCGACGAGGCGCTGAAGTCGTACGGCCTTACGGCGCCGCGCATCGCTCTGGCCGCGCTGAACCCGCACAACGGCGAAGGCGGCCTCTTCGGCGACACGGAGTCACGCGAGCTGCGCCCCGCCGTCGAGGCGGCGCGGGCGCGTGGCATTAACGCCAGCGGGCCATATCCGGCGGACTCGGTCTTTCACATGGCGATGCAAGGCGGCGCCGACGCGGTGCTCTCGCTCTTCCATGACCAGGGCCACATCGCCGCCAAGAGCATCGACTTCGAGAAGACGATCGCGATCACGACCGGCCTGCCCTTCGTGCGCGCCAGCGTGGACCACGGCACCGCCTTCGACATCGCCGGCACGGGCAAGGCGAGCTGGGTGAGCATGGCCGAGGCCGTGCGCGTCGGCGCCGAGTACGCCCGCCTCTTCCGCGAGACCAGGGAGGGGCAGGCAGCCCAGACGTGA